The nucleotide window TTTGTATTATTCATTAATGCACACTACTTGTTGGCactccagaaaaaaaaaaaaatgaagaatttaataaaatgtttcTTAAGACATTCAGAAATAAGAAATGAACTGACCATGAGTTAATTACGttctatcataaaaaaaaagtgagcgGGTGTCGAAATATGACTCTGTCAAATGTAATTTGGTAAAAATCATACATGAGAACAAGCCGATTGGATATCTATGGCATCAGAATGGATCcagcataaaaaataaaaattaaaagaaatgcgAGGAATGCAGTAGATTTACTAGGAGCAACTACTGTGTTAACGGATTTTGGGACAAGTAAACTTTCAACATTGGAGCATTCGAAGAAATTTCTATTGTATCTCCATGTTGCATTGAACAAAATACATGTGAACCATCAATATATATGGTGCCTTCTTTACTATACCAAGTGGCTTCGATTGACTGGTTCGGTTTAACTAACCCATGCAACAGAGGTGCATCTATTTGTCTAGGTAAAATCGGCTCTCTTACCATATACTGAAGGTCACGACTCAAAATAGGCATGGGAAACCCACCAGCTGATAGCATAGCAGCGGTTGATCCCGCTGCAGTGGATACTCTGAAACCACTAGATCGGCAGTTCACTAAATTGGAGATGTTTTGGTCATTGCTTTTGATTCTGAATAAGTCACCGATTTTGTTAGTAAAAGGTCGTTCTAATTTTTAAGTGAATGTACAATTATTAGAAAGAGAACACCGTACCGAAATGAGAACCTTGAAACGGTTGCAGGGCAAGGGTGTGCTACGAGAATATCATTCAGAGCAAATGCCGACAGTTTACTGCCATTCAAGCTGATTGATATCCTCGAGAGTTTTGAAGGCTCTTTTCTACTCTCAAGCATTTCATCTAACACCTAGACACACAGACAAGAAGACCGTGGGAATTGGATGCGACAATATTCTATACaatattaacacaaaaataGCGACGCAAGAAAAGGCAGCAAAAAAACTATTTGAACGGTAATCGGTTTACCTGCTCAAAATTCTCTACAGTTGCAGCACAGAGATAACCGGTGCTCCTCGTCGCATCAAACTCATTACTAAACCTCTCAACCTGAACAGTAGTAGATAGAAAATACCATCAATAAACAAACCATTTCCCAAATCAAGATAACAAAGTCTGCACAAAATGTTCGAATATCTCATCAAAGAAATTATAGAATTTATATAGTGCACAAGAACAGTTGCAAGAACCTCCTCAATTCGCGTCGGATCTGAATTGACTCCCAGAATTGGAATTGTTTCATCTAGAAAATGACTGGCCTTCAAAAGAGTACCATCTCCACCAACAGTGATCACAAGATCAACATCACGGATCGGTTGTGTCAGATAGTTACGCATTACAGGTTCCCAATCCAGAGATTTCCGTCGCAGAACATTTTGACAGAATTTAATTGCTTCTTCATGGACCTTACATCGATCATCCAAATAACT belongs to Dioscorea cayenensis subsp. rotundata cultivar TDr96_F1 chromosome 17, TDr96_F1_v2_PseudoChromosome.rev07_lg8_w22 25.fasta, whole genome shotgun sequence and includes:
- the LOC120280684 gene encoding probable NADH kinase produces the protein MLRRVLLLLKPFNVYPPRPKPSGLLHFGPNSKVLSYLDDRCKVHEEAIKFCQNVLRRKSLDWEPVMRNYLTQPIRDVDLVITVGGDGTLLKASHFLDETIPILGVNSDPTRIEEVERFSNEFDATRSTGYLCAATVENFEQVLDEMLESRKEPSKLSRISISLNGSKLSAFALNDILVAHPCPATVSRFSFRIKSNDQNISNLVNCRSSGFRVSTAAGSTAAMLSAGGFPMPILSRDLQYMVREPILPRQIDAPLLHGLVKPNQSIEATWYSKEGTIYIDGSHVFCSMQHGDTIEISSNAPMLKVYLSQNPLTQ